The following proteins are encoded in a genomic region of Magallana gigas chromosome 1, xbMagGiga1.1, whole genome shotgun sequence:
- the LOC117688396 gene encoding uncharacterized protein has protein sequence MAKVSTRLLSDFESPEVPRKIPRRSKSPRLGRRNISSLQTYKIIFEFGPHQLNLFRYITNKSGILWKDAKEKCILKDGGKPTDGLLLICEYDEGTINECLKVAGFHVYKYEKLIETDSVMIDERKSVCIVYFGKQFWKTMNTSRVQTIRDAIRRVSNTDVFIITTSDKERDEAIECCKRFKFCPMSHIISPSSDKTAFYEAFYKVLEKELQTFSSDLETRTSTRQIYAIKCKLNSLIEKLRSRNASMKSPLSKQCLEIINACRKNGVVGYRLFGDELHIYGNDQLIIETEKRLEIENSIKEHFNGHVLLRSLMNVLKPQCTVKCGEYLKNRKTGRMGTLGIFGEIKPAVENESIQTVALSSAHVISKGEVACTSAGGRFGECIWPGSIANIHDVSIIQIDPSSISTLQQTIFNEDITIEEISKENLRLREVFKYGAKTQKTRGFIEQIDHFKLFGSDVMTISSEDPERLFSTNGDSGAIVLTIQDGKHHGIGVIYGGNVDIREKGIKIPENEIIAIFLKNALDRFTKEKNMSIKFHKI, from the exons ATGGCAAAGGTTTCGACGAGACTGTTGTCCGACTTTG AAAGCCCCGAAGTGCCACGAAAAATTCCAAGAAGAAGTAAAAG cCCTCGACTCGGAAGACGAAATATATCCAGCTTACAGACttacaaaatcatatttgaaTTTGGCCCACATCAGCTTAATCTGTTCAGATACATTACCAATAAATCTGGAATTCTTTGGAAAGatgcaaaagaaaaatgcatatTGAAAGATGGTGGGAAACCGACCGATGGACTACTTCTAATATGCGAATATGATGAAGGCACAATAAACGAGTGTTTGAAAGTGGCTGGCTTCCAcgtttataaatatgaaaaactgATAGAAA CCGACAGTGTGATGATTGATGAACGGAAAAGTGTTTGTATCGTTTACTTTGGAAAGCAATTTTGGAAAACAATGAACACA tCACGCGTGCAAACAATACGGGACGCCATAAGGAGGGTTTCAAACACAGACGTCTTCATCATAACTACCTCTGATAAAGAGAGAGATGAAGCAATTGAATGCTGCAAAAGATTCAAATTTTGTCCCATGTCCCATATTATCTCACCCTCATCAGACAAAACGGCTTTTTACGAAGCATTCTACAAGGTACTTGAGAAGGAACTTCAAACATTTTCATCTGACTTGGAAACACGCACATCTACACGACAGATCTATGCAATCAAGTGCAAATTGAACTCTCTCATTGAAAAGCTCCGATCAAGGAATGCATCAATGAAATCACCGCTATCAAAGCAATGTTTAGAAATAATCAACGC ATGCAGAAAAAATGGTGTCGTTGGATATAGGTTATTTGGAGATGAATTACATATATATGGAAACGATCAACTGATAATCGAGACTGAGAAAAGacttgaaattgaaaattctaTCAAAGAACATTTTAACGGACATGTCCTGTTAAGATCtttaatgaatgttttaaaaccCCAATGCACTGTAAAGTGTGGGGAATacttaaaaaacagaaaaactgGAAGAATGGGAACTTTAGGTATTTTCGGCGAAATCAAACCTGCAGTTGAAAATGAATCGATTCAAACCGTGGCACTTTCGTCTGCGCATGTAATCAGTAAAGGTGAAGTTGCATGCACGTCCGCAGGAGGAAGATTTGGTGAATGCATTTGGCCAGGAAGCATTGCAAACATTCATGATGTGTCCATAATACAAATTGACCCCTCTTCTATTAGCACATTACAACAAACAATCTTTAACGAAGATATCACAATTGAAGAAATTTCCAAAGAAAATCTCCGTTTGCGAGAGGTTTTTAAATATGGggcaaaaacacaaaaaacacgTGGCTTTATTGAACAAATAGATCACTTTAAACTTTTCGGGAGTGACGTCATGACAATTTCATCAGAGGATCCTGAACGTCTTTTTTCCACCAATGGGGATAGTGGGGCGATTGTGTTGACAATACAAGATGGAAAACATCATGGTATTGGTGTTATTTACGGGGGTAACGTGGATATTCGAGAGAAAGGAATCAAAATACCCGAAAACGAGATTATAgcaatatttctgaaaaatgcCTTAGACCGATTTACGAAAGAGAAAAACATGAgcattaaatttcataaaatataa